A single Amia ocellicauda isolate fAmiCal2 chromosome 9, fAmiCal2.hap1, whole genome shotgun sequence DNA region contains:
- the shcbp1 gene encoding SHC SH2 domain-binding protein 1, whose protein sequence is MEHSDDSERQYVNSDEGRAETLSTDDVQQMEENVNLDTEMGMEVNGNDEIHGEVAALKQGLGPVDQGGDEEADDGSSDYGSSDRPGTHLQRAARRGDVAFPDTFQTTQLLFYERFKAYQDYMLGDCKTSEVTDFTADYLEKVLEPCGWQAVWCTEVFDVLVEVVDVECASLKARVDLVLPLLCERKGCELTDESMRDLLEAKEHKVPLQELHVVFDESGEFDQTALAIEHLRFFFKHIWRKWDEEDEDDDFDYFVRCVEPRLRLYYDILEDRVPTGLVAEYHSLLLKCEEKYQEFMRLRNTINSDSESELDNVSMVEGLRMYEEMEGLKRKLKIIENPLLRYVLGYKVNSGLQSCRAKGPRPGGERIVHVVSVSMTVSQLQNLMKNKLSPDFSGEEYELQFHSDPLAAVNACYEGDVVLICPGHYSVNGSFSIPDSIEVEGFGLTDDVVIEKKGKGDTFVDSTGASVKISNLKFIQHDAIEGILCVRQGKTLMENCVFQCETTGVIVRTSAELSMNMCDLYGAKGAGIEIYPGSTCSLVGNGIHHCKEGILIKDFTDELYTMPKITMVNNVIHNNEGYGVILVKPNDLTRVKKTMEAEFEDELEHNDKGQKEELQASMKTEIPIIQVEGCLADENAQTDKPGLPEFTEGNDVIKNELVATSAKKRQLQKNKMTDLGITQADENLMSQDMFVSIEGNHFRRNGKGSFGTFLY, encoded by the exons ATGGAGCACAGTGACGATTCAGAGAGACAGTATGTCAACAGCGACGAAGGACGGGCGGAGACTCTATCGACTGATGATGTTCaacaaatggaagaaaatgttaatttggACACGGAGATGGGAATGGAAGTAAATGGAAACGATGAAATACACGGGGAAGTTGCTGCTTTGAAGCAAG GTCTGGGTCCAGTTGACCAGGGCGGGGACGAGGAGGCCGATGACGGCAGCAGCGACTACGGCAGCAGCGACAGGCCGGGCACACACCTGCAGAGAGCGGCGCGCCGCGGCGACGTGGCCTTCCCCGACACCTTCCAGACcacgcagctgctgttttacgAGAGGTTCAAGGCCTATCAAGATTACATGTTAG GTGATTGTAAAACTTCAGAGGTAACAGATTTCACTGCAGACTATCTGGAGAAAGTGTTGGAGCCCTGTGGCTGGCAGGCTGTTTGGTGTACAGAGGTGTTTGATGTGCTGGTTGAG GTAGTTGATGTGGAGTGTGCCAGCTTGAAAGCCAGAGTGGATCTGGTTCTGCCGCTCCTGTGCGAGAGGAAGGGCTGTGAACTCACAGACGAGTCTATGAGGGACCTGTTGGAGGCGAAGGAACATAAAGTGCCTCTGCAGGAGCTCCACGTTGTGTTCGATGAATCGGGGGAATTTGACCAAACTGCGCTTGCAATAGAGCACTTAAG GTTTTTCTTCAAACATATCTGGAGGAAATGGGATGAAgaggatgaagatgatgattttGATTACTTTGTCAGATGCGTTGAGCCAAGATTAAGGCT CTATTACGATATCCTTGAAGACCGCGTGCCGACGGGCTTGGTTGCGGAGTATCATAGTTTGCTCTTGAAATGTGAAGAAAAGTACCAGGAATTCATGAGGCTGAGAAACACCATTAACAGCGACTCGGAGTCAGAACTTGACAATGTTTCAATGGTGGAGGGACTCAGGATGTACGAGGAGATGGAGGGCTTGAAACGTAAACTGAAGATTATTGAGAATCCACTTCTCAG GTATGTGCTGGGTTACAAAGTAAACTCGGGCCTGCAGTCCTGTAGGGCAAAGGGGCCTCGCCCGGGAGGGGAGAGGATCGTACATGTCGTATCTGTCTCCATGACGGTCAGCCAGCTGCAGAacctaatgaaaaacaaactgagTCCAGATTTTTCTGGAGAAGAGTATGAGTTGCAG TTTCACAGTGATCCTCTGGCAGCAGTAAATGCCTGCTATGAAGGTGATGTGGTCCTCATCTGCCCAGGCCATTACTCTGTGAATGGTTCATTTAGTATTCCAGACTCCATTGAGGTGGAAG GATTTGGCTTAACTGATGATGTTGTGATTGAAAAGAAGGGCAAAGGAGATACCTTTGTTGATTCAACAGGTGCCAGTGTGAAGATTTCAAACCTGAAGTTTATCCAGCATGATGCAATTGAGGGCATCTTat GTGTTAGACAAGGAAAAACCCTCATGGAAAACTGCGTCTTCCAGTGTGAAACTACTGGTGTTATAGTGCGCACATCTGCAGAATTGTCAATGAACATGTGCGACCTATACGGTGCAAAA GGCGCTGGCATAGAGATCTATCCTGGTAGTACCTGCAGTCTGGTTGGGAATGGTATTCATCATTGCAAGGAAGGAATACTAATCAAG GACTTCACTGATGAATTATATACCATGCCCAAAATTACTATGGTCAACAATGTCATTCACAACAATGAAGGCTATGGGGTCATCCTGGTTAAGCCCAACGATCTGACTCGAGTGAAGAAAACCATGGAAGCGGAATTTGAAG ATGAGTTGGAGCATAATGACAAAGGGCAAAAGGAGGAATTGCAAGCAAGTATGAAGACTGAAATTCCCATTATACAGGTGGAGGGATGTTTAGCAGATGaaaatgcacagacagacaAGCCAGGTCTCCCCGAGTTCACCGAGGGCAatgatgtaattaaaaatgaactgGTGGCCACATCTGCCAAGAAAAGGCAGTTACAGAAGAATAAGATGACTGACCTGGGAATCACACAGGCAGATGAGAATTTGATGTCCCAGGACATGTTTGTCTCCATTGAGGGAAATCACTTCAGACGAAACGGCAAAGGAAGTTTTGGCACttttttgtattga